CTTATCAGTTAATGCCAGCAATATGATTGGGCATGGCGTGATGATACCCGGTGAGAAAATACTCGTAGCCAGAACACCGGCAGAAGACGGCAATGACACAGAAAACGACAATGAAGTCGTAACGACTCCTTTTGGTTTTGAATTAATGCGAGATGCTGATTCTGTTGTCATTACCATTAAAGATGAAAATGGTAATGTGGTGCGTGAAGTTGATCTTGGTAAAGTATCTGCCGGCGTCAGTTCATTCACATGGGATGGCGAACTAAGTGACGGAACACTTGCACCTGATGGTAGTTATACATTTACTGTGAATGCCACTAGTGATGGGCAAAAAATTCCCGCAACATCATTATCGTATTCTATGGTTTATGGTGTGATTAATAGCAGAATCAACGACACTGTGTTACTTGATTTAGGTATATCAGGCACTGTGAGCATTCATGACGTACGTCAAATTCTTTAAGAAGGTAATTAATTATGGGATTCTCTCAAGCAGTTAGTGGCATGAACGCTGCCGCAAAACAGTTAGATGTCATTGGTAATAATATTGCCAATTCAGCCACCGTCGGTTTTAAAAGTGCCAGTATTTCCTTTGCTGACATGTATGCAGGTTCGAAAGTTGGGATGGGGGTAAAAGTTGCATCCGTCATGCAAAGTTTCAATGATGGTACCATTACCAACACAAATAATAACCTAGATGTAGCCATTTCAGGAAATGGCTTTTTCCGTTTAGTTGATAGTACCGGTCAAGCTTATTATAGTCGTAATGGACAATTCCAACTTGATAGCGAAGGCAATATTGTTTCTGCTGACGGGTTGTATCTAACGGGTTATCCGGCGGTAGGTATGCCACCGAAGATCCTACAAGGCGCAACACCACAATCAATAACGATTTCACGGCAAATGTTAAGTGCGTCAGCAACCAGTAAGGCATCATTACAAGTTAATCTTAATTCAAACAATGTTATCCCTTCAAAATCACCCGTGAATGCCAGTGATTCTGAAACATTTAACTATTCCACAACAATTACGAGTTATGATTCCCTTGGTAATCAACATAATGTTCAGTTGTTCTATGTTAAAACCGCTGACAATCAATGGGATGTACATTATTTAGATAGCAGTGATCCTGATGCTAAACTCACTAAAGCAGGTGCGATGACGTTTGATTCTACCGGTAAACTGATCAGTGATCCAGAAATGACCATTGATATTGCTGGCATCAAAGGCGCTGCCGATAGTAGTTTTACGCTATCATTTGTCAACAGTTCCCAACAAAATATTGGTAAAGAAATGGGGAGTGTTAAAAACCCGATCGTTGATGGCTATGCTGCTGGTGACTTAATCGGTTATAGCATTAACGATGACGGCTCAATTTACGGTATTTATTCTAATCAACAAACCATGCTGTTAGCACAAATTGCCTTAGCTGATTTTGCCAATGTTAATGGGCTTGAATCTGCCGGCAATAATAATTGGCGTTCAACCAACCAATCTGGCGAAGCTGTGATTGGCGCTCCGGGTACGAGTACTTTTGGCTCATTAACAAGCGGTGCGATTGAAAATTCGAATGTCGATATGAGTCAAGAATTAGTGAATATGATTGTTGCACAACGTAATTATCAGTCCAATTCACAAACCATTAAAACGCAAGACCAAATACTTAATACTTTGGTTAATTTACGTTAATAAAATAGGGAGCGGTAAATGGATCGCGTTATTTATACAGCTATGTCTGCTGCTAGTCAGGCGCTTAATCAACAAGCCATTACCAGTCATAATTTAGCGAATGTTTCAACGACGGGATTTCGAGCACAACTTGCAACGATGAAAGCGGTGCCGATTCAAGGTAATAGCATGACCACACGTACCTTAGTCACCACAACGACACCGTTGTTTGATTCCTCAATGGGCGCACTCAATTATACTGGTCGTGAACTTGATGTTGCCTTAATGGAAGATCATTGGTTAGCGATCCAATTACCTGATGGTAGTGAGGCCTACACCCGTAACGGTAATATTGTTGTAGATGAAAATGGCACCCTCACCATTGAAGGCTACCCGTTATTAGGTGACAGTGGCGTACTTACCATCCCCCTTCACGCTAATGTCAGCATTAGTACTGATGGGACACTTTCATCATTAGGTGCCGGCGATGATCCAACGACCATTGCCCAAGTAGGAAAAATCAAACGTGTGCAGTTACTACCCAATGAGATAGTTCGCGGTGATGATGGTTTCTTCCATTCAACCGAGACGACTAAAAATCTGCGCGGTGCCAATTTGCCAGATAATCCTAATATTAAATTAATGTCAGGCGTTTTAGAGGGTAGCAATGTTAATCCGGTATCGGCAATGGTTGATTTAATTAGCCATTCCCGTAAATTCGAAATGCAAATGAAAGGGATAATGACCGCGGATGAAAATGCCCAAAAAGCTAATCAAATCTTATCATTAACTTAAGTAGGATCGACAAATGATTAAATCACTATGGATTGCCAAAACCGGGTTATCTGCACAGCAGATGAATATGGATATTATTTCCAATAACTTGGCTAATGTCAGTACAACTGGCTTTAAACGACAACGCGCTGTTTTTGAAGATTTGCTCTATCAGACTATGCGCCAACCCGGTGCTCAATCATCAGAGCAAACAACCCTACCTTCTGGACTACAGATTGGTACTGGGGTACGGCCGGTTGCAACTGAACGTATTCATA
Above is a genomic segment from Frischella perrara containing:
- the flgE gene encoding flagellar hook protein FlgE; the encoded protein is MGFSQAVSGMNAAAKQLDVIGNNIANSATVGFKSASISFADMYAGSKVGMGVKVASVMQSFNDGTITNTNNNLDVAISGNGFFRLVDSTGQAYYSRNGQFQLDSEGNIVSADGLYLTGYPAVGMPPKILQGATPQSITISRQMLSASATSKASLQVNLNSNNVIPSKSPVNASDSETFNYSTTITSYDSLGNQHNVQLFYVKTADNQWDVHYLDSSDPDAKLTKAGAMTFDSTGKLISDPEMTIDIAGIKGAADSSFTLSFVNSSQQNIGKEMGSVKNPIVDGYAAGDLIGYSINDDGSIYGIYSNQQTMLLAQIALADFANVNGLESAGNNNWRSTNQSGEAVIGAPGTSTFGSLTSGAIENSNVDMSQELVNMIVAQRNYQSNSQTIKTQDQILNTLVNLR
- a CDS encoding flagellar basal body rod protein FlgF; the encoded protein is MDRVIYTAMSAASQALNQQAITSHNLANVSTTGFRAQLATMKAVPIQGNSMTTRTLVTTTTPLFDSSMGALNYTGRELDVALMEDHWLAIQLPDGSEAYTRNGNIVVDENGTLTIEGYPLLGDSGVLTIPLHANVSISTDGTLSSLGAGDDPTTIAQVGKIKRVQLLPNEIVRGDDGFFHSTETTKNLRGANLPDNPNIKLMSGVLEGSNVNPVSAMVDLISHSRKFEMQMKGIMTADENAQKANQILSLT
- a CDS encoding flagellar hook assembly protein FlgD, with the translated sequence MGVSSIPVSAQPVDHMNRAVTSSSSNGNSSQELQDHFLTLLIAQMKNQDPTNPMDNSQLTSQLAQISTLSGIEKLNTTLGMVSGQIDNSLSVNASNMIGHGVMIPGEKILVARTPAEDGNDTENDNEVVTTPFGFELMRDADSVVITIKDENGNVVREVDLGKVSAGVSSFTWDGELSDGTLAPDGSYTFTVNATSDGQKIPATSLSYSMVYGVINSRINDTVLLDLGISGTVSIHDVRQIL